A genomic stretch from Sphaerodactylus townsendi isolate TG3544 linkage group LG15, MPM_Stown_v2.3, whole genome shotgun sequence includes:
- the NTF4 gene encoding neurotrophin-4 produces the protein MLILFHAMITPLFCVTCAAPLPNHSARPNTTEALWAETPLGDWDLFSPRVTLSSYQPIDPPMLFLMEDSGAHPGQAANRTLKSKRSVEGAIRRGEMSVCDSVNVWVTDKRTAVDIRGKTVTVLSEVQTLTGPLKQYFFETKCNPAGGTVGGCRGVDRRHWISECKAKQSYVRALTMDSDKIVAWRWIRIDTSCVCTLLTRTGRT, from the coding sequence ATGCTTATTCTGTTCCATGCCATGATTACCCCGCTGTTCTGTGTCACCTGTGCTGCGCCACTTCCGAACCACAGTGCCCGCCCCAACACTACTGAGGCCCTCTGGGCTGAGACCCCTCTTGGGGACTGGGACCTCTTCTCTCCACGTGTCACCCTTTCAAGCTACCAGCCTATTGATCCACCTATGCTTTTTCTCATGGAGGACTCTGGTGCCCACCCGGGGCAGGCCGCTAACAGAACACTGAAGTCGAAACGGTCTGTGGAGGGGGCCATACGGCGGGGGGAGATGTCGGTGTGCGACAGCGTCAACGTCTGGGTGACGGACAAGCGTACAGCCGTGGACATTCGCGGCAAAACCGTGACCGTGCTTTCAGAGGTCCAAACGTTGACCGGGCCGCTCAAGCAATATTTCTTTGAGACCAAGTGTAATCCCGCGGGAGGCACGGTGGGGGGTTGCCGCGGCGTGGATCGACGCCACTGGATCTCCGAGTGCAAGGCCAAACAGTCGTACGTGAGGGCGCTCACGATGGATTCGGACAAGATTGTGGCTTGGCGCTGGATCCGAATCGATACCTCCTGTGTTTGCACCCTCCTCACCCGCACTGGCCGGACGTAG